Within the Salvia hispanica cultivar TCC Black 2014 chromosome 4, UniMelb_Shisp_WGS_1.0, whole genome shotgun sequence genome, the region CCTCTCTGCTCTAGCCTTCCTTTTCAGATCTTCTGATTTCTTTGACGAATCCAATCCATCAGCAGCAGAAGCTTTACCAAACCTGTTTAAAAGCAAGTGCTTAGATAAGCTTATCTGCAACCATATTCAGTGAGACAAAAAGTAacacaatattttttctaaaagtCTAAACACTAACAATAATAACATCACTAGTTATAGCACCAAAAGAGCAGAATGGGGTATACAGAATAACCATCACAGCATACAAGATACCTGTACTGCTACACTCTGATTATCATTTAAAGCCAACTATAGATTGCAAGTTCAAAgtataaacaaccaaattaaaAGACTACATAATCGAGCCATAATGTTCTACTATAACTTAATCTctaacttaaaaaattaaatggtaatccataaatgataattagGTCGCCGCAACTTCCCAGCACCGATTCATGGGCAAGAACTTGATGAGGTGCAATTTTCTCGAATTCACAACTCAAAACGCCAAATGTCGAGCCATGACCCTTACCGACTTACCGTAAACACAAGATACAGGTCGAAGTTACATGGAGTAATACACAACCAATTAGTGGAGGCAACATTATATACCTCTCGGCTCGAGAATTGCGCTTCTCCTCTTCCGAAAGGTTTACCGGCATCCCAAACCGCTCCGCGCGCTTCATCTTCTTCTGAATATCCGTGGCCGCATCGCCTCCATCTACGTCGCTGGTTTTCACAGCCGCCGCATCCGGAGTCTCCTTTGTTTGGTCGCCTGGAAGTTCAGGAAGTTGGTGAGTCAATGAGGCATCTTCAACGGGCGATGGCGCTAAATTGAGGTCGGTGGTGGTTTTAGGGTTTTCGACTTTAGATGCCGTCGCGGTGGCcattggagagagagattggAAATCCTGAGGGTGAAGGAATTGAATAGGGGCTCAAAATCGTAGGACcagataaaatagaatatgtaTATACTCCTCCTACGatacaatatttattctattGGAGAGataattagagcatccgcaacgctgcCTTCTGCGTTGCTGTCTCgctctcgtctcgacgagacgagatgtCTCGACGCCCGACAGCGTCCCGGCGAGGCAAgcctcgagctggcgagacACGCGCCCggcgccacgtggcgcgcgcggGCGGCTGGCGTGACGTCCCACACTCGCcgacccgcgagtgggcgtcggattTATGAtgtcataattcaattttttttaaaaaaaaaaaaacagatttttcaaaaaaaaaaaaaattaaaaaaaaaaacggtaatatgaccgttgaacggtcatatttttaaattttttttttttatattctatatatactcttctccattctccattttacacacaaacacacatctctctttcttttctctccaatcacttctataaaatcattcctttatttttttcttctcccaaatttaatcaattatggatccatttgagcaaatgcgtcgaataatagaagaatcgctagaagaagatcgacgtagggaggaggaagccgTCGCGCCTCCTAGGCGACGCCGGACATACATCCACCGTAaccgggaggaagccgccgcaaggTTGGAACGTGATTACTTCAGTCCGAACCCGGTGTGGGGAGATATCTATTTCCGTCGCCGTTTCCGTATGTCACGCccgctatttttgcatatcgcgaGTACATTGGCGGCACGGGAAGAGTTCTTCGGAGAAGGGTTCGACGCTGTTGACCGTCCTAGCCACACGACGCTCCAGAAATGTATTACGGCGATCCGTCAGCTTGCTACTGGACAAACGGCGGATgcgttcgacgaatacctgcacgtcggagaatccactgggcgactttgtttgttgaacttctgcaaaggcgtccgggcagccttcaccgccgaatttctgaagaagccaACCACCGCAGATTGTCGGTTTCTGCTCCGTCTTCACGAACAAGTGCACGGATTCCGAGGATGCTCGGGAgtgtcgattgcatgcattggcaatggaagaattgcctTGTGGCGTTGAGGGGGTCATACAagagcggccacaaaggcacccacctcaccgttatactcgaggccgtcgccgactaccggctatggatttggcatgcgtatttcgggATCCCCGGCTCGAACAACGACGTCAACGTGCTCAACAACTCCGACCTCTTCGCTGAAGTTCTGAATGGTAAAGCGCCGGCCATCAATTTCGTCGCTAACAATCGCCAGTATAAAATGAGGTACTATCTTGccgacggcatctatccgaagtggccaaccttcgtgaagacgttcaacaggcctacggacgaaaagctgtctctttttgcgcagaagcaagagtctgctcgcaaggatgtggagagagcgttcggggttctccaagctcgatggaacattatcaaagccccggctcgacaggtggtttatggagaatatggtcgacatcatgtatacgtgcataatcttgcacaacatgattgtcgccgacgaaggacctgaggcgggaaattggttcgaccctgaaaccccgggaagctcaaccgcaagtagtccgcctcgaacgggagtgcatccgtctttgcaagagcggttgtctattcgggcaaggacacgtgattctaccgcccacgcccaactccaggaggatctaatggagcacatttgggcaaaatttggcaaccgttagatgatcgtcactagagaactccttcttctgcttctttgcctccattttttttatttgagtttaagtgtgcaatttgtaatttctagttttttaattatgtcttttttatttttttaggtatttaaattgtaattttattttatttataatgaagtgtgttttttattaattgaatttgttggaattcaaaataaaaaatgaaattgaatgaatagttaagagatggttaagagatggagggatgcaggtgttgtctcttagttaagagatgagctgaaaagtacagtgggccCCATGAATAGtaaagagatgagacggttaagagacggataagagatagTGTTGCGGATACCCTTAGCTTCaaaatcaatctcatttttggttttttttcaaaaaaaattatcttagaTTTATACTAAATCAAAACttaaaagtttttcaaattttgtgaataaaaaaaatataatataaaaaataattaagtttgaatttagtataaatggttgaagtaaaaatttaatatgacATTTGCATtcaaatgagtttgagtttagtataAATAGTTGGAGATACTCTTAAGCTATGACCATTGAGTTCTTAGTATATCACTAAAGTGGAATATAGTAATACTTCTAAataaagaatttcatattcaACACCGTATTTTATGcagtactttaattattagttaaatggagataataaagtagagaaaatgatgtttttatCTTAATAATGAGTCACTTTGAATAACAAGGAGAAAGTATTAACTTTAAAGACGAATGATGATTACATGATCAATAGTAGATTGTGTCACATTGTTTGAGGTGTTTAGAGCATACGCAATGGGGCGtcctatagcccgccctataGGATGACACCCTATCCTCCGCCAcatcaatattttatcttccatCCCATCTCCATGCAATGGGACGCCCTATAGCTCGTTCTATAATTTTAacttctattttatatttttattttattttttatgtctacaaatatatcaattagcaagaataaatataaaaacactaCAAATTAAAGGCAAATCTTATTGtcagtatttattatttattttttatattttatgcttgcaaatatggaaaattgtCGGAAatcattattgaatttagaaaGAATTTGAGACGAGGAAGAGAGTGGAGTGAAATGTATGAAATGAAGTATAAAAATtagtgatatatatagaagaacattaaaaaaaaagaaaaaaaaaagaaaatgtgtgcATCGTCCGGACCTATCCTCCTTACCCCCACAATGGGGAGGAGGATAGGCCGAAGGATGCAAAAAATAGttcatcgtccgcggacgatgcataGGGCGCGGAGGAAGGAGATCGCATATGGCGTGGGGCTGCAGTGGAGGACGATAGCCCGCCCGATGCTCTTACtaaaaaatgtagtagtacAACTATTTAGGTAGTTGTcatttttttgtgataaaatttttcagaaaaaaaaaacccgcGATAGAAACATTAACGTAGCAACTAGCAACTGAAGTTACACATCACTTGTCTACATGTCAATAAACATCTGATATGTAACTTAGAAGTGTTAGCTTACTCGATTTATCACATTGTTTAGTATACTTGTTTTCATCAAATCGTTAAAAGATTATGTCTCAAAGTTTTTGTCAAAGCTTGAAAGATGAACACCGGTTAGCAGAATTCACGGAATCCACACTCTTGCACCACCAAATTGCAGACATTGTGCTTCCATCTTCGTTACTCGCTTTTTTTAGTAGGTGTGAAAATAGATCTCGACGGcacaactaaaattagagtgagttttgttttttgttaggACAAGGTGGTAATAACCGGAGAGGATCTCCTGCTCCACTTCTTATCCATCTCtcacaatcaaataaaataatccatctacacttattaaaattgctcatagttataatattattttatttgattgtgcGAGGTGGATGAGGAGTGGAGCAGAGATCCTTTTCGGATAATAACACCAAACCCTAGGGATAAATTTGTCATGTTCGGCCTAAATACATAATCTAACATAAATCTAGCAGTGTGTGGTGCATCACAGTGGACTGTGGTGGAAAATCAACTAGTTGTCTAGCTCATTGGCGGGCGCAGTGTGGGATCAGAGGCATCCCATTCCATCATAGCCTCACCTCCACAACACCACACTTCTGTTCTTCACTCTAACtgcagaaaaaaaataaagaaaaaagaggaacGAATTTTCGAGCCATGAAATTGGCTTCCACAATGCACACCAGTTCAATCCAAatccattttaatttggatttcaATCTGCTTAAATCATCCCCAGTCAATTGCCCTAAGAACGTCGCCAGTAGGTTTATTCTTCGACGCTCTCGCCCCCATTTCTCAGGTTTAATCTCAAGCATGcatttttatgtgaaatgATTCTCTGTCACATTGGATGTTGTTGGTGACTTTTACCTGTTCTATTGGAATAATTTCAGGTGGATGTTGTTGTGGTGGAAAGTACCATTTAACATCAGCGATCTCAGAAGGTGTTCTGAGCAGCAAGGCCCCAAGAAGACTTAATGCGAAAAAATATTCGACAATTACTTGTGCAAGGAAGACCGAGCATGAGGAGAAAGCTTCTATTTCGCGAGATGATACAGGTGAACTTTCGGGAGTTTtctgtgtatgtgtgtgttgaTCTGCTTTCCGAGATGAATTTAGTTTCtcttatactagtatatatatgcaGCATCATGTTGTTAATCTGTCTGAATACTTAATAGTGATTCAATTTTGTTCTAAAATTAGAACTGGCTGGAGAAAAATGATTATACGCATCTTTTTgttatgtgtatgtgtgttgATCTGCTCATTGAGAGTTTTTTGCATATAAAAGTGTCCCGATTACTGTACTTTGCATCATTTATGGTGGCTTTGCTTGATGCAATATCTTGTGGATCTTAATTACAGACTGAAAGACAATAGGTTGTAAAATTTTGCAGCTTTCATGTGTGGAAGTGCATGCATAGACGATTATGctgatttgttattttttaactgAAATTGGTCCCGTATATTGCAGCTCATGATGTATCTAGATATCAGTCATCCAATGGCATGGGTGACCGTGAGGATTCATGTGATGATGTCTCCCGTGCTGATGCTGAAGAAACGATTTTGAGGACTGATTATGCTTCATCTCTAAGAACTGTGGGCTTGTGTGTATGTGTTTCCTGACTGTAATTCTGGCTATGCTTAAGTTGACTTATATCCGTGAATAAGGTGAATTGAAGTCTATTTAGTAACCTTTGTTGTAGGTGTTCTCGGCTGTGGTATTTGGTGTTGGTGTTGGTTTGAAAGATGGAGTTGGAAAGGCATCTGAGTTTTTTGCTGGGTATGATTACTGACCTTCTAGTGGCACACCTGTTCTTTTGGTTCTATGCAAGTTCTTCACATGGGCAGTAATAAACATTAATATTGTTCCCTTTTGGTAATCTATATTCTGTTTTACATATGCTCCAAACATGGCCTTGTTATCAGAGAATTTGGCTTATATGGAGTAGCTGAAAGTTCAATTATCTCCGTGCACAAGCTCATAtacaattgaaatattttattaacttattcTTCTCATACTTGTTTCATAATTACATTTCATCTTctgtatgtttttttcttttacagCTGGGTTGTTTTAATCTTTCAGAAGGATGACacatgataattttttaatgtccTCAGTGTTTGAGTATAATTTCCCGTGCACAAATGCTGTATTGTGTTTTTGCATTTCTGTTGATGACTTAATGCTTGACTATGTTTAGGTATCTACTGGAGCAGAGTTTATCTGTGGATAATCTGTTTGTATTTGTCCTAATATTCAAGTATTTCAGAGTGCCGATCAATTATCAGGTCTAGCACCATAGTCCTATTAAGACATTTGACCTTTTCTTTAGAAGATAATTGGATGTAGCATACTTACCTGGTTTTGTGTTGGTTGATGGTTCAATATGCTTACTGAAAATAGAACCGCGTGCTTTCTTATGGTATTGCTGGTGCTGTAATCTTCCGATTGTCATTGATACTTCTTGGGACAGCAACACTTCAGGTCAGTTGTAAACTTCAGTGTATATGCTTGCTAAAATTAGAGGACTAAATGCATGAATAATGTATCAGTATCTCTATCTTCAATgccattcaaaaaaaatttcttctgCTTTCTTCTAATTATTGAGTTGCTTTCTCTTGTCTTTTAGAGATTTGAAGCTGTAAATCTATTTCTGGCAGCAATACTCCTCTATTCCTCATTCAAGGTACCATCCGCTCTGGTTCATGGACCACCATTGTGTCagtattcatgtttttttctctttccaaaaATTGTTCCAAAACTGATTAGCAATCAGAGATTGcatttgaatataattatgCACATAGATGGATTTGAATCATATCATTTGGAGGCTGCCGTGAAGAGAACTTCCTTATTACCTTCTCTGGTAGTCTAGCCTAATTCTTTCACCTTTTGATACCTTTGAATGAAATTCAGAAAGACTTTCTCCACAAATTGTGAAGTTCTATTGTCCTGTGTCTCAGTAAAAATCATAGGATAATATCTTATCATGCTGCCATACAACTTTAAGTTTCTTTTGGAATCCCCCTGATTCTCAGCGATATCAGGTAGCTGCAGCAAGATGGGTCTAATCGACTTGATGGATATATACATTTGTTGTTTGACCATGCGCAGTGGCCACTCTATGGCCCTCCCTGGAACCATTGCAACTAAAACAAATATCCGCTACATTCCATGAATAGCATGAAATtagatttcattttctgtGGATATATGTGATTGCCTATCTGCTGCATTCCTGCATTACTAGCATGTTGTAGAACGGTTCCTATGCTTAATCATATATCTTTTGATTGCTTATATTATTAACTTGACAGTCACTTATTAGGTTTTCTTGGTGCTGCTCTCTTATTCTGgttatatttatcttttcagCTATTTGGTGAGGATGATGAAGATAGCGATCTTTCAGATAATATCATTGTGAAGACATGCAAGAAGTTCATCCCTGTAACTTGTAATGTTCCTCATCCACCTTCCTTCCTATTCTTCTGGAAAATTATTTGTCGTAAAAGCACCAGGCACATGCCTGATTCCCGAGCTCACCTTATACATTTCTGGGAGTGCTTGCGTGAAgatcctttttcatttttatttttttcctgtTTTGGCATGgtgtaaaatttgattatatttttatagaagtGTAGGTTAGTGCTTGATTTGGAGCTTGATAtcatatcattaatttatgtCTGTTTATGGCTTTGCTTACCCCATATCATCTAGAAACTTAACTCATAGCTCACTACTGGCATTTGGTTCTGATCCCATCATACAACCTGCCCCCACCCCCCTCATCTTGTTCTTGTTTGGCAGCTGAACACTGCCTAGCACCATCTatgatttcttttattttaatgagttAATAACTCTTACTCCTTCCACATGTCTAATCTGCAGCTGACTATGATGGAAATCGATTTTTTACTATCCAGGATGGCATCTGGAAAGTATGTTCTCAATTCACCATCTCACTGTAACTAATGTGACCTCACCTCATGTTGAGACATTTCTCCACTTGATGCATGAAATTTTGGGCACAAGCCTTTTCTAATTTCAATTAAGTCCCTGGACTCTCTCCTGAATATCTCCAAATTCCAACAGTTGCAAATGGGACCTAAAAGCTGTATTATGTGTTTCACGTTTTCAGCATCCCATGCACATAAATtctttaagaaattgatttctAGCTTCGTTTCTAACAGGAGTCAAACATTTTGGACAGGCTACACCTTTGCTTCTGACAGTAGCAGTTATTGAACTCAGCGACATTGCATTTGCTGTAGGTGTCCTATTCCTCAACTATCCGAAATGCACATTTGGAAGCTAAAAGATCACTGGTGTTTcattgtcata harbors:
- the LOC125223077 gene encoding protein MODIFIER OF SNC1 11 isoform X2 — translated: MATATASKVENPKTTTDLNLAPSPVEDASLTHQLPELPGDQTKETPDAAAVKTSDVDGGDAATDIQKKMKRAERFGMPVNLSEEEKRNSRAERFGKASAADGLDSSKKSEDLKRKARAERFGITKPVSVEEEAKKKARLARFGSTPVTDSVEEDKKKARALRFSQPQSSPKANGEGNIEKKAISGKAVGGT
- the LOC125223077 gene encoding protein MODIFIER OF SNC1 11 isoform X3 is translated as MATATASKVENPKTTTDLNLAPSPVEDASLTHQLPELPGDQTKETPDAAAVKTSDVDGGDAATDIQKKMKRAERFGMPVNLSEEEKRNSRAERFGKASAADGLDSSKKSEDLKRKARAERFGITKPVSVEEEAKKKARLARFGSTPVTDSVEEDKKKARALRFSQPQSSPKANGEGNIEVDA
- the LOC125223077 gene encoding protein MODIFIER OF SNC1 11 isoform X1, which encodes MATATASKVENPKTTTDLNLAPSPVEDASLTHQLPELPGDQTKETPDAAAVKTSDVDGGDAATDIQKKMKRAERFGMPVNLSEEEKRNSRAERFGKASAADGLDSSKKSEDLKRKARAERFGITKPVSVEEEAKKKARLARFGSTPVTDSVEEDKKKARALRFSQPQSSPKANGEGNIEVKKAISGKAVGGT
- the LOC125223077 gene encoding protein MODIFIER OF SNC1 11 isoform X4, coding for MATATASKVENPKTTTDLNLAPSPVEDASLTHQLPELPGDQTKETPDAAAVKTSDVDGGDAATDIQKKMKRAERFGMPVNLSEEEKRNSRAERFGKASAADGLDSSKKSEDLKRKARAERFGITKPVSVEEEAKKKARLARFGSTPVTDSVEEDKKKARALRFSQPQSSPKANGEGNIEDA
- the LOC125222441 gene encoding thylakoid membrane protein TERC, chloroplastic-like, giving the protein MKLASTMHTSSIQIHFNLDFNLLKSSPVNCPKNVASRFILRRSRPHFSGGCCCGGKYHLTSAISEGVLSSKAPRRLNAKKYSTITCARKTEHEEKASISRDDTAHDVSRYQSSNGMGDREDSCDDVSRADAEETILRTDYASSLRTVGLCVFSAVVFGVGVGLKDGVGKASEFFAGYLLEQSLSVDNLFVFVLIFKYFRVPINYQNRVLSYGIAGAVIFRLSLILLGTATLQRFEAVNLFLAAILLYSSFKLFGEDDEDSDLSDNIIVKTCKKFIPVTSDYDGNRFFTIQDGIWKATPLLLTVAVIELSDIAFAVDSIPAVFGVTRDPFIVFSSNFFAILGLRSYYTLISEGMADLEYLQPAIGVVLGFIGCKMILEFFGLHISTEVSLGLVATSLTSGVLLSLLKKSDSETTE